Within Wyeomyia smithii strain HCP4-BCI-WySm-NY-G18 chromosome 2, ASM2978416v1, whole genome shotgun sequence, the genomic segment ttcattagggtggctcATTTTTTACTAGGGTGGTTCCCCCCTTGCACAAAGGTCGGAAAATTAAGATTtacggccaaaattattttgttgttgtcaaattgttagttttggtggtggtgtgatatatgaagaatctcattgataaatcacccaaaaattcaaaatatacagAAAAAACTATCTATCTACTAACtatctttttctacaaaaattttCCGTAAACTTTTAACATTGATTCTTGAGGAGCACAAACTCAGGGCACTCCGGCACACTATTAGAAGCTGTacttacacgtgcttacatttgatgtttttaaaggtcaaaattaggaaaattccCAATATTTTATACGTGACATGCGGCAGACTCTGCAGGGTTAAAATTAAATACTCTTCCGGTTTGAGGAAGCTAATACAAAAAGCACTTAATTGTATGCAAACATACCATAACAGTTTGAGTAggattttatatattccaaaaggttcagaaaaactgtttttctttatttttaaaagTGGTAACTTTTGAGGCGTTTTTCAATATTGTCCGTTTTATGTATCatgatttcattgataaattatgaaaatatagataaaaaactacaaaatcatgTGTTCAAAACTTCCTAAATATGAAATtagcattttggtaattttggccacttCTCTATATGAACACCGTCTTATGTGCCTTGGTAGATTTCCAATGGTCGAAAagtcacaactttgagcgctttgaggcacccctaaatcatgtcccattgagctaaaatttcgtacagataatttttttaggccaataaacaaaatgtacatggtcggttttttaaatttgattgcaTGCaagcattgccaccctaacatatacatatatactaAGGTCTTTACCGATAGTATTTAcaagaaatgattaaaaaaccgaaggatttttaattttttctacgcggatttcgaaatctgcatgcattttatgcgttttttacgCGCTACGTATCTCCATTAggatgggacaaaaaataaatattggctcccatgcacttttcgtgttccttataggtcccataacaactgtgtaacttttcagatcgattggtgaaacgcccgatttgcgcccgatttttaaagtcttcatacgattttatatgggaaaatccactttttcaaaacttcttCTCTATAACTGTCCAGTtgcctcctaaaaatatatggatacatgatatttgtaggaaattttcctggggaaaactcttctgaagactatAAGGCGCTACGGTGCTTGTAGAAACaactattcaccccaaactgattgaatgtctgacggacggctcaccattgaaattttccagcaacactgctacagcatgctgctattgcaaacttgctcaaGTATGAggaataatttcgcgtggaattaattttcaaagtgtgatttttgctcatagtatcttcggggaagcttccaagataaatttaagcgatatcatttcttatcacatggttgaatttgcaacagcagagtgctgcagcagtattgctagtaaaattcaatggcgagccgttcgtcagatattcaatcagtctagggtgaatatcttttctcacaagcaaggtagcgccttgcggtcttcagaagagtttttcccaggaaaatttcctataaatatcatgtattgatatatattaaaaaaataaacatttgagaaaggttcATTACCGGCCTTCTCACGATGCATTCTAATGATGCCGGAACAACGGCGTTataggggaaggggtgataaaatagATACTTTAAGCCATTTCTCAGTTTCCTTCACAACTcaacactacaactatgagtcgatagcgcCAATTAACTGAGTCCCTAATtgttgatacaaaaaataagaaggaGTACTCAAATATTGTATTTTTCGAAGTTTTCATAAGCATTTTTGGaagcagttttttgggggtaaaatggacacgtttgggtaaaatgaacatagggaggtggtaatatgaacaccttaacagtttaattttcaccgtttgtcgtagaaATGGAGGAATGGCTTGTTTCAcggacattccgcattcaacggtacgtttagccgcggttatctgttcatcggtccgagttcacctttgcgtttttctgatatacgAAGCATCTTGAATTTTGAATGAACattaatacatttttttcaccatcacgatgggctgtccattttagCCGCACATACGTGTTATTGAAAATATCTTaatatatcgagaaaatcattcAAACAATTGATGACCTCTGATGATTTCTGATGGTTAGTAGTTTGAGTGCaggtatttgcagaaaaattgctataaaaaactgttttacactagaaaaaaccttatttcttgttggccaaaaataacatcaccaccacgaatgtacacgtgttttgacgtaggactacgtctagccgcactatatcgagatacattctgcggaaactaaaaccaaggtgtaacgttggaatggaagatttcaaacggtaatactaatgtaaccacatgatgaattaccttaatcaatatgtcgttggattgataaaatgatggacaattttgtgattcctcagttatcattatcacttcattgttaaactgtgaaatttttcataaaagtttcaaggtcgaattttcacgaacaatgtaccaatcacatgcgagcacgcctggcacagacttcataagtaaacaccaactgcctgctgtgatatcctatacaacagtggcaaaaaaaaatttacagaatctccccgtcccaataggtcaactaatgttcgcttccatgagcctagactattttgatgtcttgaaggtgaagctttttcggaaagttcgtaacctcCAATATTAGACAGTTTCACGTTCTGCgattagaatgttattaaaacttatgtcttgaaggaaaacatgctggcaacagtactgcaccgagcaatgtatgaatagagcgctggtcactcgtcgtctatcagtgcagtagaactcgatattcatttgtgtgcagccaagccaagtgaagactacaatGCCGCTGTcgatgcacagtggggcgtgttgggttaacgcgtaggtatcgttttgcaatctggaacacaatcgaattgccgtttgaattgtcttcttcttcttcttgtttcgtataatagcaaatatcagaattcaatatgattattcgggtgccgcaaaatacactgcggggacaacaaaattctgtacgtgtcggtcgAGGCAAATAGCAttgttcattgtacagataaaatgcgttgtttatttcaattttttctctaattttctgtgaatatacatttttgtttaaaaactgtgATTCTTTGTCGTTATTTGTTCCACGAACTTTTATCTACaggaaaatttttttatgtgacatcttcgCCGCTTGGTGATCGAAGAGTGAGCCGTCGTTCACAAGACAAATGAATGTTGTTCAATTTGTtttaaatcgtactcaattcaGGTCTATATGGAAGCTTGCATTTTCGcgtattaacggtgtgaaattatatatgtttttcaccgttatgtgctttcatttgtattagttgtagatttcatttttttggtactgtgtattcATCAAttataaaaagaatattttttcttctaaaatagagtgctgcaaataaataattaaaatacagaccccgtttgattttgccaaacacgacacggTAGAATTTTCTTGTTGCCAAGATTGAACCTTgcaaaaaatgaacggttctctttccatgactttttttcatagatatttccaccattgaagtagttttagttccaagtcgtttgaggtgtcgcttgatgaacggaggctgacgacctagatacttgatattactacccgagtaattgaaggcttagtactgcttagatcatgatcattatattaccggcacatatgcatattccaggaaccgttttatcgattccggtcatccgcttcggcaacataaagaaccaaaatactcttcttttggaggatgttgagcttaaattgattcaaataatcaagaaaactaagaaatgtgattagaaataatcgctcgtttttggcacatgtgtgccaaaatggaaccgtgccaaaagtaaaacgagctcaaacaGAGCCccaaagggaaatataaaactattgttgttctacgtcaactatgcggtcgtgtcttggataccactcccccaatttttgtttttgtttattattttgactgtttgcctgtttcatgtcgcatactttgtctcGAATAGTttctagtgcctctaagatagcgtgccaaagaagtttgtactatttttcaacgtaatacTCGAGATTTAAACAGGTGTCCATTTcaccacccctgttcattttacccacaattcccccACTCGCAAAAGCAcgtagatttatttttttggtatttatctcataactagaaataattacctttaatttgatccagaaagattgaaaattgatcaactggtttaaaagttattgttttttaaaaattaaaaacatcgaacacagtcgttttttatggtcactctatttcgaagttggtcacgcaaagtgcttgaTGGATCtacgttgaaaataatcaaacccgtattttttcATTGGGTTGTTAGGGAGCTAGTTATTTCAAAAaacttataacttttgaaccagtttatcgattttcgatctttttggatcagttaaataaaaaccaaaaaaaataatctgcgtgcttttatatacataatgtataaaaattattgaaatttttgtcatgtttctAAATTGGATttgctcaaatttaaaaaataacatatttttaaaaaatcttccatttatagagtaaattcccttcaaaatgagactaagcgatattttttatgtttgctccaaaatgaatgacaaattaatgaaaaacgcatatattatattaactttgagtagaattgagacaTTTGCgttatcagcattgcaaattgtttttcttaaaaagctctaaatgtcattcaaagacagtttaaaggtaaaacttgaaataaagaagttagagcgcaagatgtgttttttcaatataaatcggttgttttcaaagttagagaaaaacttttttttacttaaaattaatggagctattacattgtagaacaaatgtTTCTTCTATTTACAAAGATAAAACAGTTAAATATTTGATTGTATGAAAAATtctggtcaccctaattttttatatttttgcaataagcgctttatcatatgtaacaactttgtagaagaaagtttttctctaaaataatgCTATAgaactctagacccaaatttcctcctAAAAGTGGTTTCTGGATCATTGTGCATTGTTCTGTATTCCAGACCCTGACTATCAGCTAATGCAAACAGGAAGCCAACCTATCCGGGTTCagcttgataagctccgctgcgataccattggtgcttattacgggagtcacttcacggtgaaatcagagtgaagtgaacaaaatcctattacgggactcacgtaagtgagaaaaacgtcgctaagtgacatctgccgtggaatctgggttattatgagtgtcatatcagtgaagtgagaaaggaaaaagcgacgtttcgcgtggaattatttcacgaccattttgaacggtgaaacgattccacgaagatgccataagtcttaaagttgattgatttgtgatataatggtaaatattggatttattcttcagtaacgaagcgaataagagtttgatccgtgccttgaagcggtcaatttttcatttttttgcccgatgaaaaaaaggcaaactagttcaggaaattttcgataccgaaaaaaacattttttttatgtcgaatgtcttagaaatgcagaacacgtcgagatctggtgttatctagaaaaaacgggaaaaacgactgtctgggacttagacatttttgagctgggaagcAATcttatttcacttgtcctattctcaatttcacttcactgtcaatctcactccacggaggtaatttttgtcacctcacttgaggtggaatcgggaataggtctaaaaaagtgaagtgagcgtgagagtgaaatatatttcaccgtgaattgactcccgtaataagcaccattctttccagctgatttgttgttcttgagctgcttgatagTATCCTTGACTTCACTTATCGTGATGGCCGGCatgtctccctcatccgctGTGATGACGAAGTCGTAATCCTCTTACCGTTTTGGTTATCTGCCTTtccgccattcaggtgttcattgcacagggtgacaaaaaagtccggtcacacaggaaaatctcaatatttcaaagaataataaGAGAATCTGAATCTGGtattcatagctttattcagtaactcataaagatacttcacagacgatatctcggaattacaccacctttctctgatcgaaccagcttcatacgtctcggaaagtcatcgcaagcggcgcgcacgtgctccatcggcatctcgtcccagattttcgtgataactcgcttgaattgctccaaatttgttattttttagtcattcagcttcgacatcatgtacgAAATAATCCAATGGATTCAGAttcggagacgacggaggccattcattcttcgaaatgaaatcggtcaagtttccctcacaccacgcctgaacaacctttgcggtgtgggatgggaagcagtagtaatcgtcctCAAACAATAGTTGAGcttgatttttattcaaaaccgtgtccaggtagtacgctgcgttgattctgacccctttatcgataaaaataagaggcagtttacctcttttgtaaatggctccccaaaccatcactgacgtcttattttggaaccgggaaacgttcagcttgtccgcaggagcttgctggaggctcacactccaaactcgatcattttggcgattgactgtttgctccaaaacgaacagcttctcgtccgaaaaaataatctcgtcatctgctcgccaaccgagcaactcccgcgaccgttggtacctcttgtcctttgtagctttggtaaccccaccacctgtttttttgtacggtgtaagttttaaatccttgcgcagaagcaggcggattgattctcggttcattttaaggttcctggccagcttccgtgcagattgggcgggattccggcgaatccggtctcgtataatctctttcagccttggagttctcacagaccttggtcgtccagatcgtgccttgtcctcggtgcctccggtctctaggtaccgatttatggtccggtacacgaatttccggttgattccgagcggttttaggtgtttgaatatgtttgaaaatgtgaaagggtttgtaccctttcacgtATTCAGCGaaaacagctgctcttaactctgccatggctcacaacttaatgtaaacaaactgcacagaaacgaaactctgccactttgggcagcaaagttaaccctttcatttgacatatagatggcaccagagagatgcagcctgtaggctacaggcgaccccaaaaaagtgtaaccggacttttttgtcaccgtgtagtgctgcttccacctttcggtaATGTCACCCTCATCGGTCAAAATTCCTCCATCTTCATTCCACACATTGCAGCTCTCGGCACGAAGCCTGTGCGGGATGCGTGTAGTTTCTTGTAGAATCTACGTGTTTCTTGAGAACGATTCAGCTGCTCCATTTCCTAACACTCCAGCTcttccaggcggcgctttttgTCCCGGAAAAGATGGGTCTGCTGTCTTCGTTTCTCTTTGTATCAATTTACGTTATGACAGGTTCTttgctgcagcatcaatgcccgcgctgcattcttctcgtctaCAATCCTTAGACACTCctcgtcgaaccagccgttacgtcgattcctctCGACGAACCTAACGTTGTATTGTTAGTGGCTGCTTTCACAGTACTTCAGCAATCCTCCAGAGGGGCTTCGGTAAGCTCTCCTTCATCCGGCAACGCTGCCTCAAGGCTTAGCGCGACTTCGAGGAGATTAAGTAGGTAGGCCAAATACCGATCGCcaatagtgttgttttgcaaaaacttgaagtttgatatgtcgcaagcaaggtttcgctaccatgtttaatctagcctgtgtctctggagGGTACTTATCCCACGGTTTCCCTCGACAAATCCGGAACAacaaaaaatttcgaaatgtcgcctactgtcccaaaaactatgattaatttgtgatcttttgaagaaggttcgatcaaaatcggttcagatcttgcggaatggcaggtaaaagaatttcattttttcggcttCGAGGGGTCGAATAGGCAAGTGTTAATTTGGAATTTTAAAAAACACAGCCTAACTAGTTCGTGTAcctatttttatcttttttctgATTCATCCTTTTCAACTTTGGTAAGAAAAACTTTCAATATATTGAAGTGGTGTTCCCTAAATATCTCCAGTTTCCTAGTTGGCATAAATATAGAATTTAAGCCGTGGTAGTgcatataaaaaatcaaatggCAGATTTGCTTCCTATCACAAACCATTTTACGTTGCCTCACGCATCCAAAATCATCATGAAAATCAAAATACTCAGATTTAACTTAAACTGAACGGTCATGATTTTTTTAAGgtagtttcaataacaaaagtGCAGGTTTAAAGAAtttaattttcggttttgcaatcAATGATGCATGATGATTTTAGGAATTAAGTTTTATCCACTTGACAGCAACAGCAAATCAATAACGAAGAAATGGGTCATGAACTCATCAATATTGTTCACGGTGTATTTCCACAACATGAAAATACTTTATATTCATGATATCATAAGTTACTTTACTTCATTCAGACATTTCATTTGTACCTGTGCAGAAATCTGATTACGAAGGTTCTTTGCTTGAGTTTCACGGTAATAGTTTTGGGGATGAAAAAATTGAGATTTAGTAAATAATGAAGCAGTAAAATATGTGGAAAAGCATCGtttccaacatttttttttcaatctacagTTGAACTGAGTGTGATATTGACAAATACAATATGTATTATAAGTTATGAGACACACCCCaactaataataaataatacacggccaaataaaaaatcaacATCAGAAAATGTGAACGGCAATATTGCGCTTTTACGAAAAATTCGTTGCAAATCTCACGACCAAGTCATAGAATTCTATGACGCCTAAGGCCTATCGCATTCGAAGCTCATCTTGTCTGACCTGATATAGAACTGTCGTTGTCTTCTCGATTCTACCTGTACACCGGCGGTCAACATTCGCGCGAAACGCAACAGCTCAAAGGTGACTTTTGACGACAGTCAGCTCGAAATGGAATCCGTAGGGCACGTAACGGTGCCGCTGAGAGTCGGCGGCAAAAAGATGCGAAAAAGACGCGAATTGGACGCCCTGGTGGCGCACTCGCTTGCAAAAAGGTAAGACTAGACTGATATTATGTGGagaataaatttaataaataagTGGAGACGCACGATAATTTGTCTGTATTAAATCATAATGCGTTCACCATAACCGCCAATCGAAATGAATCGTCTACCTTTTTTCCGTTGTCTGTTCAACCAACAGTTCTGGAAAACGTCACATGGCTGGAAACGGAATTGCCTCCCACGACCAGCTGCTGTCCAACTCTACAGATGAACAAGAAGACTACTCATGGGTTAGTTGAGGTTTCCTCTAGCGCTCCTTTCATATCCATTAAACAATTattatctctctttctctacacCTGCAACACCCACGCTTACTGTCGGGACAATCACCATGGCCGTTAATATTCGATCGGAGCCAGCAACCGAAAGTGAGAGCTCAGTCGCGCTGTCGGAGGAAGCGGTTCTCTTGCGTGCGCACGTGTGGTCCCCTCGTTCTAGTGTCCTGCATTTTTCTCTCACTCGGCTTTATGTACTGGCTGTATTTCGATATCAGACAGCAGGTTTCCGAGTACCGGATTCGAATCGAGCAAGGTGATTTTTAGTGCTCACATGTACCTACCCCGCAACCATAGCAAAAATGGACCGTCGGGgtgtttgaatcattctaaATACATAGATTCATAATGTTATGCGAGGATGTTATGGGGTGACATTGTAATTCTATAACAATAGCGTCTGCTAGTATGTTCTTTTATTACCAGCACGGGAATCGTTGTGAAGTTGTTATTATGTTTATACCACTAAATATCCTGTCGCCTATAGTAGAAAAGCATTTGTCTGATATATATGCATGCGACTGGAAATTAAGCTTCACTAATTAAACTATTCTTCCATGTTTTATTTATGCGCAAACACCCACTCGAAACCACCCGCCAGTGTCAGCAACCAGTCACAATGTGCCGGAAGCCTTACAAAAATGGCACGAAACGTCCAAAACGCTGGAACAAAATCAGACGGCTTTGAACGGAAAGCTGCGGGATATTCAACAAGTGCTAAGTAATTTCTCTACCGAGGTAAGCAagcattcaatttcaatttatctCGCACCATCATCCATCTTCATCCAAGCCCCTAATTCCAGCTGAAGCAGCTTCGCGAAACCATAGAGAAAAAGAACGAAAATTCCCAGGAAGCACAGTTCAACAGTCTGATGACCAACGTGGCAAACCTTGGCTCCCAAATCAAGGACGCCCTCGCCAGAATAACGTCCCTGGAGGATCGCTACACGAAGGCCCAGAGCGAACagaaaacgcttgaaaaaagctTGGGTGAGCTGCAGGTAAGGAATGGGTAACGAATTCAAGTTTATTGAAATTGATTGCATGCATTTGAATTCGCACCAAGCAAGATTGAAGCTTGAAAATACATGTTCGATATTAGTGAACACTGTTTATTCATACTGGCTGAAAAATTGCAGTGGGGCAGTTTTTTTCTAACTGTTGGCGTTCCATAAATTTTGTGTTTAAGTAGCGTTCCTACTTGTCAATGCATATGAAAAACTGAATATTTAGGAAATATGCATAAAAACTGTCAATGTGTTGTTACTAATTGTTTCAATGTTACCTTCAAGCATAAAAGTGTTTTGGTAAATTTGTTTGAATCTCGTGCGCTCCTTGCGTCTTCTCGTTCGCTCCTTAAATCGCACACACGGCTGATGGTGATTATAGATGCTAATTCAATTTCAATGCTATTGTCACTATTGCCTCGTTACCGAATTGTTCGCTCAAAACTCTGATTTTCTGGTTCCGATTGCAAATGCCAGGAATAtgtatttaaatttcaattactaTATGATGTCAAGttagtgtttttttattttgatttttgactttgatgattttttattcttcaacTATTATAATAATTAAGCATTGAACTATTCCAACTGCATTTCCTTTCAGATCGTTTTCGCTGAAATTCGCAACGGTTCGACCACAGCCTCAATGGTTGGCAACAATGTTAACAACATAACCGAGCAGAGCATCGCAAACATCCGCGACCAGCTATCCACCCAGATCTCAAATCTAGCGCAGAACTTCACAGGAGAGCTGGAAACACTGAAACAGAAAAACGCTTGGCTCGTCGATGATCTCAAGACCCACAAGACGAGCATCGATGATCTGCTAGAGAGCTCAGCCAACATCTCCTCTCACGTCAAGTCGGTGGAAAACATTTGGGTCGAGATGAAAACCAACCTGAACAATCTGGAAGGTTCTGGCAAACAGGTGAACGAACAGATCGAACTACTGCAGAACGTGACCAACACCCTGAAGGGCTCCTTAGGCACGGTTCGAGAAGAATGCGCACAGTATCACAGCCAAAACGACGCTATAAATAGTGAGATTACGGTAATTAAAGAACGCCTGGAGAAGGCTGAAAGAAGGGAGGTACCAACAACTGTATCCACAGTAAACCCTACTGAGGTAAGCCGCTTCAAACAGAACCAACTTATTTAACTAACATTGCAGTAACAATCTCTAAAAACACATTACAGAGTCAAAAAGGATCTATTCCGAAAAATCTTTCGCAACTGTTTAACAATCCTCCAACAGAAACCACCCTTCCCAAGGCTACCCAAGCAGCTGCAAACTCGGAGGGAGTTGCTAAACCAATGATACAGAAAGATGGAGCCATTACAGGAGCATCACCATCGGATGTAATCCAACAACCATCCGCAGTACCGTCCCCGGTCAGTAGTAGTCCGAGCACTACCTTGAGCGCTGGCATTAGTAAAACACCAGCAGCCAGTGGCATGTAAAAGCTGACCTTTTTGTCGGAAAGTCAGTTTAGATGCAGCGCCGTATAGTTGTAACACGTTTGCCAATTTAAACAATATATTTCCACAGAAGAAACAAAAACTGCATTTGTATGAGAGTCACGCTGCGAG encodes:
- the LOC129723155 gene encoding uncharacterized protein LOC129723155 isoform X1; translated protein: MESVGHVTVPLRVGGKKMRKRRELDALVAHSLAKSSGKRHMAGNGIASHDQLLSNSTDEQEDYSWQPKVRAQSRCRRKRFSCVRTCGPLVLVSCIFLSLGFMYWLYFDIRQQVSEYRIRIEQVSATSHNVPEALQKWHETSKTLEQNQTALNGKLRDIQQVLSNFSTELKQLRETIEKKNENSQEAQFNSLMTNVANLGSQIKDALARITSLEDRYTKAQSEQKTLEKSLGELQIVFAEIRNGSTTASMVGNNVNNITEQSIANIRDQLSTQISNLAQNFTGELETLKQKNAWLVDDLKTHKTSIDDLLESSANISSHVKSVENIWVEMKTNLNNLEGSGKQVNEQIELLQNVTNTLKGSLGTVREECAQYHSQNDAINSEITVIKERLEKAERREVPTTVSTVNPTESQKGSIPKNLSQLFNNPPTETTLPKATQAAANSEGVAKPMIQKDGAITGASPSDVIQQPSAVPSPVSSSPSTTLSAGISKTPAASGM
- the LOC129723155 gene encoding uncharacterized protein LOC129723155 isoform X2, with product MIINMNGESKNESFKLLQLSDDSKSFSDLELPDMTTQRKRKVRRKTRPRTASTIRHGDDRTGSHIDCRNFGLWLAVLMTVLWLFIISYITSVVHHENRRLEIAIQKVSATSHNVPEALQKWHETSKTLEQNQTALNGKLRDIQQVLSNFSTELKQLRETIEKKNENSQEAQFNSLMTNVANLGSQIKDALARITSLEDRYTKAQSEQKTLEKSLGELQIVFAEIRNGSTTASMVGNNVNNITEQSIANIRDQLSTQISNLAQNFTGELETLKQKNAWLVDDLKTHKTSIDDLLESSANISSHVKSVENIWVEMKTNLNNLEGSGKQVNEQIELLQNVTNTLKGSLGTVREECAQYHSQNDAINSEITVIKERLEKAERREVPTTVSTVNPTESQKGSIPKNLSQLFNNPPTETTLPKATQAAANSEGVAKPMIQKDGAITGASPSDVIQQPSAVPSPVSSSPSTTLSAGISKTPAASGM